The sequence GGCCCCCAATTAGTGTTGAGAAAAAGAGAGAGCTCGTGAAAAGGTTTACAGAAGTTGCGTCAGAGATTTATGGGATAAACCATATAACAGTGCTTATAAAGG comes from Thermococcus sp. EP1 and encodes:
- the dmpI gene encoding 4-oxalocrotonate tautomerase DmpI; translated protein: MPTIIVEGPPISVEKKRELVKRFTEVASEIYGINHITVLIKENPSENVGINGELLLDFKKKR